GAGGGCGAGCATGCCGCAAAAGGTGCCTATCAACGAAACAAAGATGGCGACTGTACAGATGATGGTGGACCGGAAGCTTTGCAGGAAGAGGTAGACAACAAAAATGACGAGGAGGATGGCTTCAAAGAGGGTGTGAACGACCTCCTCGATGGAGATGCGCACGAAGTCTGTGGTATCCAGCGAGATCGTGTATTCGATCCCGTCGGGCATGGTCTTCTGCAGTTCCTCCATGGTTTTCCGCACGGCCTTGGAGACATCAAGGCCGTTGACGCCGGGCTGCTGGTAAACTGCAATGGGGGTTGCGGGGATCCCGTTCACCTTGTTATCGTCGATGTACTGCTTGCGTCCAACCTCGGCACGGGCAACGTCTCCGACCTTCACTATGGCGCTGCCGTCCTGACTCGTTTTGAGTATGATGTTTTCATATTGCCTGGGATTGGTGAAGGGGGCCTGTGTCACGACAGGCAGGGTCATCTGGACCTTGTCGTCGCTTGGCTGCTGGCCGATCTGCCCCGCGCCCCAGAGCGCATTCTGCTTTGAGACAGCCTGCTGGATATCGCTGGTGGTGACCCCGAGGGAGGCCATCCTGTCGGGGTTCATCCATATGCGCATTGCCTGGTCGGGCACACCGAAGATCGTTGCCTCACCGGCGCCTTCAACCCTCTTGAGGGCGTCGAGAACGTAGACGTTCGCATAGTTGGTGACGTAATCCGCAGTGTAGCGGCCGTCCTTGTTGAAGACGGAAAGGATCATCAATATGTTGGAGGCCTTTTTCTGGACGGAGACGCCGTACTGTGATACGGCTGAGGGCAGTTGCGGCATGGCGAGATTGACGCGATTCTGTACCTGGACCTGTGCTATATCGGGGTCCGTGTCCAGGGTGAAGTAGACGGTCAGGTTCATCTGGCCCGTATTGGAGCATGTCGACGTCATGTAGAGCATGTTGTCGACGCCGTTGATCTGGGATTCGATGGGCGCGGCAACGGAATCGCTCACCGTCTTGGAGTCCGCCCCGGGATAGGTGGTCGATACCGAGACCTGGACCGGCGTGATGGTCGGATACATGGATACGGGAAGGACCCTCATTGCCACAAGGCCGGCGATGACGATGATGATGGCCACAACTGTCGCAAATATGGGCCGTTCGATGAAGAACCGGGAGAACATGCCCTACCTCCCTTGCTTCGTGCCCCCGGCTGTTCCGGAATCAGCCGGCTTCGCGCCGGGCTTTGGTGTCGCGGAATCAGCCGGCTTCGCGCCGGGCTTGGAAGGAGTCGAAGCAGGCTGTGATGGTGTTGCGCCGGGCTTTGCAGGGGTCGTGTCGACCTTCACCGCGGGAGCTGGCTCCCCCGGCTTCGCGCCGGGCACCGGGGCTGCTGGCTTGATCTCTACAGGCTCACCCTGGCGAACGGATAGGACGCCGTCAACGACCACTTGTTCGCCGGCCCGCAGGCCGCCGTCGATGAATACGTCATTCCCGTACCAGTCACCGACGGTGACGGGACGGAACTCGGCTTTCCCCTCCTTGTTGATGACCCATACAAAATGTCCCTTTGCACCCTGCTGTATCGCCCTTTGCGGCACGAGGACGGCATTGCGACGGACGGCCCCTTTCATGCGTGCCCGTACATACTGGTTGGGACGGAGGTCGCCTTTCGTATTCTTCACACTCGAACGGATGAGAAAGGTACCCGTCTTTGCATTGAAGGAAGGAGCCGCAAAGGTGATGCGGCCTGTTTCGGGAAAAACGCTGCCGTCGACAAGGACGATCTCGACGTCATAATTGTGATTTTCCGGAGGGATGATCTGCCCGCTGGCAACGCGATCGGAGAATCTCTTCATGTCATTCTCGGATATGCTGAAGTTCACCCACATCGGAGAGAGGACGGATACCGTTGTCAGCTGGTTATTCATCGTACTGACATAGGCCCCGTCCTGTATCATGGCGGCGCCGGTAATGCCTGTCACCGGGGCGGTTATTGTGCAATAGGACAGATTGAGCTTCTCCATCTCCAGCTGCGCCTTTGCCTGCTCGACCGCCGCTCCGGTGGATTCGAAGTTGCCCTTGGCGTCATCGAGGTCCTTCTGCGAGAGGGCGTTCTGTTCCGCAAGGGGTTTGACGCGCTCCAGATTCATGCGGGCGACCTCGTGGGAGGCCTTCTGCCTGGCAAGCGCCGCCGCCGCCGCGTTTACCTGGGTCTGGAAGGGTTTTTTGTCCATGAGAAAGAGGGTGCTTCCCTTTTTGACAATGGTTCCTTCGGTGTAGGTCCTCTTTTCAAGGAATGCGTTGACCCGGGCACGGATCTCCACCTCGTGGGAGCTCTGTGTCTGTGCGACAAATTCGAAGGCAACGGGCGTGTCCGCGGGGGTGATCTTCATTGCGGTGACCCCTGCCACCCGTTCATGGGGTTTCTCTTTCTTTGAGCAGCCGCCTGGAAAAGTCAGGAGGATCAGTGCGGCGGCGAGCATGAACATTGCCCGGAACATCGGTTCTGAATGACAAACTTTGAGGGATTGCGAATACATCATTGAGACACTCCATTTCTTATGCATTGCGACGTATGTCTGATGATGGCGAAATCGACTGGCACGGCCCGCTGATCGAGGTCTTTGCGTCAATCCTTGAATTCAACCCGGCAGGTATCAGATCCACCTCTGAATATATCGCTTTTCCGCTGTATTTATTAACACTGGCCAACACAAAACGATGGCCCGCCCGTTGCCAGGAACTTGTTTTGAGTATAACTTTTAGTGTTTCATGAAGGCAAGCATGTTTTTCAAGCGCCGACGGCCGTTCCGTCTCACCCATCATGCATCGTGGAGCACCTGGCACAGAGGGCAGGGGACGACGCCCCCGGGTCTTTTTTTGCTTTGCAGCCCCGGCAAAGCCGGGGACCAGGAAGGGGGTGTGGGCAAGGGACGATGGATGCTAAGCTAGGGTGAGCCTGTCAAGACGAAGGCCCCCCAGAAAAAAGGATGGGGCTTTTGCTTCATCAAGGCCAGCTTGGACTGTCTTAAGGCCTGGGACGGGGTCTTTCCCTCTGAAAGAAGCGTGTAGAAAGTGGTCATGAGGTCCACCGTCTCCCGGGAAGGGACGCTCCAGAGGCTCATGACGAGGGTTTTTGCCCCTGAAAGGATGAAGGCCCTCTTGAGGCCGAACACACCCTCCCCGCCTTGGATATCCCCGACACCCGTCTGGCAGGCGGACAGGACTACAAGGTCCGTGCCTTTGAGATCGAGCCCGAGGACTTTCTCAGCCGTGACCATCCCTTCGTCCCGGCCCTCCTGAAGTGAAGTATTGGCTCCGGCGAGGACTATTCCCGAGCGCAGCATGGGGTTCTCGATAGTGTCGGGAAGGTCCTGCAAAGGATTGCCCGTTGATGAGAACTCCGGTATCTGTTCGGGCCGCTTCGTCTCTTCTTCAGTGAGAAAGTACCCGTGAGTAGCGAGGTGAAGGATCCTGGGGGACGACATGCCGAAAAGGATGTATTCCATCGCCTTCCTGTTCTGCTGGTTCGATACCTTCTGTCCGAACTTGTTCCGCAGGATCTTTTCGATGGCGTCCGCCTCCTGCTTCGTGTCGGGAAGGCGATGGAAACGCATGCCGCTCGCATCCCGTGAGATGTGGCCCCTTATCGAAGCCGTCCTGACATTGGCGGATGCCTTTGTCCTGTCCATCTCTTTCTGCCCCAGGTCATAGTCGGGGTCGGCCATTATCAGCGATTCCCCGCCGCTGAGGGAAGGTCTTGCGAACTTGACCATGTCCCTTCCGGCACCGACGTAGCTGATGAGAAAGTCCTCTATGAGATAGGAACCGGTGGAATTCATCAGGGTTTCAAAGGGGATGAGGTTGAGGTTCCCGTCGGGGCTTATAAGGAGGCGTCCTTTCCCCTTTATGGAAAGCTCGACGGGTTTGATCAGAAGATCATACAGGATCGATGCCTGGACCTTAAGTTCTTTTTCACTCGGCAGGGCACCTTCGGACTTTGCCCTTGCCATCTCCCCGAGGTATGCACGTATGTGCCTGTCCACCCGTTCACTTGCGCCCATATCCAGGAGCCGGATCTCATCGGCATCTCCCGGAATGAAAAGGAAGAGCAGATAGTGGGGCTCTGCCCACTGTTTCTTCCTGAAGTCGAAGAGGGTGACCTTCGCGTAGTCGAGGTAGACCGTGTCGCGGGAAAGAGTTGATGACAGGGTCTTGATATCCGCTGTCCGTGCTTTCTTCTGCAGCATGAAGTCCATGCTCCCGGCCATAAGCTCCGGTTCGATAGACCCCTTTTTCTCTTGCAGTTCAGACATCTTCCCCGCATATTCCTCAGGCGCCATCTTTCCGGGTCCGGCCAATTGGAGCCGGGCAATATCCCTGTTCACCGCTGTCAACTCGTTGAATGTCGCTCGCACCTTTGGGTCATCGGAAGCGCTCAATGCGTCCATATAGCGTCCCTGGGCCTCCATGACGGAACCCTTCCATCTCAGCCAGGCGTTGAAAACATCGATGACGGCGGTTTGACTGCCGCGCGGGGGGAGGCTGAGGGCATGGCTCACATATCCATAGATGCCCAGTTCCTGTGTTTTCATATAGGAGAGTTTCTGCTTTTCCGTAAGAAGCGTGAAGATGGACTCACGGAGCGAATCCTGAATATCCAGCGACCTTTTGAAGGAAGCATGGGCCTCGGGATGCTTGTCGTGGGCCCCATAGTAAAAACCGAGGTTGTTGAGGGCCACGCTCACGGCAGGGTGGTTTTCGCCGAGGCTTTTTTCCCAGATAGCGAGGGCGCGCTTATAGAGGGACTCCATCTCGGTATACCGGCCGGTGTTTCGATAGACGATGGCCAGATTGGTGAGACCGAAGGCGACATTGGGATGGTTTGCGCCGAGGGATCCTTCGCATATCTCAAGAGAGCGTTTGATAAGAGGCTCCGCCTCGGCGTAGCGGCCGCTTTCGCGATAGAGCTTGGCTATGAGGGTGAGGGAGAACGTGATCGCTTCGGGAGGGAGATCCTGGTTTCTGTCCCATATCTCCAAGGCTCTCTTTATCAAGGTCTCCGATTCGGCCTGGCGACCGTTGTGGTGATAGGCTTCGGCCAGCAGGACCAGATTGAAGGCGATGGCCTCAGGACGGCGTATCCCGGCTCTCTGACGGATCTCCAGGGCGCGTTCGAGGAGGGGTTCCGCCTCCGTGAAGCGTCCCGTCTGGTTGTATATCCTGGCGAGGAACATGAGGATCTGGGCAACGGGGGGACGGTCTGGACCGCGGGGGGCCCTTTCCTGTATGGCGAGGGCGCGCCTGAAGAGAGGCTCCGCCTCGGTGAAGCGTCCCGTCACCCGATAGAGGTTAGCGAGGTTGCTCGCCGCCGCCGCAATATTGGGATCATCCGGACCATGAATCGATTCATTGACAGCAAGAAGCCGAACCGCGAGAGGGATGGCCTCCTGAAACCTTCCTTCCTTCTTGAGCTGATCTATCTGTGCGGTAAGTGTTGAGGTATCTTCGCCGGACTGGCCCGGCAACGAGTTCGGAAGAAGCATCATTGCGGTTATGACGGCGGGAAAGAAGACTGCAGCGAACCGAAGGAACCTCACGATGCTTTGACCTCCGTCGATCACGGGAAAACGGGACTCAAAACAGCCCCTTTCGTTTCAGTCCGATTCTACCATCTTTCGAGAGACTGCCGCAACCGTCCAGTACGATACACAATGACCGGTGTACCCTGTATCCAGAGAAAATGGGGGCATAGGCGGTTAATAACTTGTTAACAACTAAGACATTATGGAGTATAATAAAGTTGTTAACAATGGAGGATCGGTGGATATAAAGAAACTCATCCTTGCGGGTCTCAACGAGAAGGGCAGGATCAAGGCAACCGATGTTATGAGGGAGACCGGTTTTTCCCGGCCCTACGTCCACAGATTTCTCAGGGAGCTTGTTGAGGAAGGCAAGATCGCACTCGTCGGCAAGGCCAACCGGGCGCACTATGTGGCATCCGGGGCGTCCGGCCGGGGGGCCGGGAAGGCCCAGGGGGAAACGGTCAGGCTCCATCGCATGTTGCGCAAGACGGGCCTGAGGGAAGACGCCGTTCTGGAAGGTATAAAGAGGGAGGAAAAGCTCTACGATGGTATTTCCTCGAACATCGCGGAGGTATTCACATACGCCTTCACGGAGATCCTCAACAACGCGATAGAACATTCCGGTTCGGAGATGGTCGACATTGTTGTTTCCAGAGATGTGATGCGCCTGTCTTTCGACATATCCGACAGGGGGATAGGGATCTTCAACAATATCATGAAGAAGAAAGGCCTCGCGTCGATCATGGAGGCGATCCAGGACCTGCTTAAGGGAAAGGAGACGACGGCGCCGGCATTTCACAGCGGCGAAGGGATCTTCTTCACATCAAAGATCGCCGATCGCTTCATCATAAGGAGCTTTGGCAAAAGACTCACCTTCGACAACGAGGTGGGGGAGATGTTCGTGAAGGATGTCAAAAGACCCATCCTGGGCACCAAAGTGTTCTTTTCCGTCAGGCTCGCCGCGAAGAAATACCTGAAGGACATCGAAAAAAGTTCCAGGTTCCAGGTTCCAGGTCCAAGGTTAAGAAAATGAAGGGTTGAACAGGGGAAGCGAGGAAAGGACAAGCGGATGAACAGGGTGCGGGTGAGGATAAACGGGGTCTGGCGGCAGTTCGCGGCAGAGCCCGATCGTGTGCTTCTCGATGTGCTGAGGGATGATCTCCGGCTGACGGGGGCCAAGCAGTCCTGCGACCGGAAAGGGCAGTGCGGAGCGTGCACGGTCATCGTCAACGGAAGGGCGGTTCCGTCATGCCTGCAGAAGATGATAAAGCTTGACGGCGCCGATGTGATCACCGTGGAAGGCCTGGGCACCCCCGATAATCCCCACCTGATCCAGGAGGCCTATGTTCTTTCCGGGGCCATACAGTGCGGGTTCTGCACCCCCGGCATGATCATGGCCACGAAAGCCCTGCTGGACAGGAACCCCGACCCGGATGATGCCGAAATAAGGAAGGCACTGGAGCGCAATCTCTGCCGGTGCACGGGATACGTGAAGATAATCGACGCGGTGAAGCTTGCCGGCCGGTTCATTCGGGGAGAGACAACACCGGATGCGGTGAGGCCCGATCCGATTGGCCCGAAGATCGGGGTTTCCCATCCCCGTCCCTCAGCCATGCTGAAAGCGTGCGGGCTCGCTCGGTTTTCGGCCGACATCCGCCTTGAGGATCCCCTCGAACTGGCGGTTACGCGGAGCTCCGAGCACCATGCCCGGATCGTGTCCGTTGATACGTCAGAAGCCGCGAAAATGCCGGGGGTTGTCGGGGTTATGACCGCCCGGGACATAAAAGGGACGAACAGGATCAAGATCCTCCTTGCCGACCAGCCCATTCTGGCGGAAGACAAGATCCATTGCCTGGGAGACGCCATAGCGATCGTGGCCGCCCGCACCAAAAAGCAGGCCCTCGCCGCCGCCGCGGCCGTGAAGATCGTCTATGATCCCGTGCCCATTCTCAGTTCGCCGATAGAAGCGATGATGGACGACGCCGTCCGGGTCCATGCCGAATGGCCGAACCTCTGCTTCGTCCAGCCGCAGATAAAGGGCGATGCCGGGGCGGCGCTTGAAGGGTCCGCGACCGTCGTAGAGGCGGATTTCTCGACGCACATCAACCATCAGGCCCCCCTTGAGCCTGAAGCGACCGTCGCGTATATGGAAGGCCGGGGGGAGGACGTGCAGCTTGTCGTCGTCGGGCGAAGCATAAACATTCATCTCCACATGGCCGACCTGCAGGAGGCCCTCGGCTACGAGAACGTGCGATATGAGGAGGCGTTCTCGGGCGGGAACTTCGGGCAAAAGCTAGCAATGACCTCCGAGGCCATTTCGGGAGCGGCGGCCCTTCATTTCAGGCGTCCCGTGCGATACATCCCCGGCCTTGCGGAGTCGATGATCATGAGCAGCAAGCGACATGCTTTTGCGATGAGGGTCAAGCTAGGCTGCGGGGCGGATGGAAGACTGACCGCCTTCGCGATAGACTTCATCGTCGATAACGGGGCATACCAGATAATCGGCATGACCGTTATAAAACGAGCGCTATGGATGCTTTCCGGATCCTACAACATACCCAACGTCGATGCTCTGGCGCGGCTGGTGTATACCAATAATCCGGCAGGCGGCGCCGCCCGGGGAGCGGGGCCGCCGCAGGTCACCTTTGCGCTGGAGTGCGCCATGGACATGCTCGCCGAAAAGATCGGCATGGACCCTCTCGCGTTTCGGCGGATCAACTCCCTTCTGCCCGGACAGAGCGTCTCCACGGGAATGGTGTACGAGGAATGGCCCTTTCCGGAGCTCTGTGACGCCATCAGACCGACATACGAACGGGCAAGAAGAGAAGCGGCCTCCATGAAGAAGGGTCCGATAAAACGCGGCGTGGGCATAGCCTCCCATGCTTTCGGTATCGGAGGTCCCGCAGACATCGGCAGGGTCGTCGTTGAGCTTGATCCCGACAATGGTTTGACGATCTTCGCGGCCGTCGCGGATCCCGGCGAAGGCAACGATTCCATGCTCACCCAGATCGCTTCCCATCTCACCGGCATACCGCTCGGGAAGGTCCGCCTTGTCACCCGCGATACCGACCGCACGACGGGAATGGGTCCCGCGGCGGGAAGCAGGATGACATACATGGCCGGCGGCTCCCTCGTGCTCGCCATCGAACAGCTCCAGAAGGCGATGAGGGAGGCGGGTGCCGATACCTGTGAAGGGCTCAGGAAGGCCGGCAAGCCCACCCATTATCTGGGCTCCAAAATGGCTGCAGGCAAAGAGGCCATCCTCGATCCCGAAACCGGCCAGGGACTTTCCTTCGAATCCCGGGTCCATGCCATTCAACTGGCGGAGGTGGAGGTCGATACGGCCACCGGCGAGGTCCGGGTCATCAGGATGACGACAGCGGTCGATCCCGGTACGGTGATAAATCCCCACAACCTCGAAGGCCAGCTGCATGGCGGCATGGACCAGGGCGTGGGGTTTGCACTCAGAGAGGAATACATCCACGGTGAAACGAAGGATTGGATCACCTTCAAGTTCCCGACAATGAAGACCGCCTTCGACATGGATGTGATAATCAACGAGACCCCCCGGGCAAAGGGCCCCCTGGGAGCCGTGGGAATAGGAGAAATGACGATGGTCTGCACCGCGCCGGCGGTGATCAACGCCATATATGACGCGTGCGGTGTAAGGATCCATGATCTGCCTGCAACACCGGATAAGATAAGGGCAGGGCTGGCCCGGAAGACGACTTGAGTCGCTTTAATAGCTTGGGGGCGAAGGCTGAGTGATGGTTTGAATGGATGACGGGTGATGAGTTGGTCGGCACGATGGCGCAATTAGTGGTTGACGAAGGTATGAAACCAGGCACGATTTGATGAATTATCCTTCCGAGCCCGGCCAGAGAACAGGGGATTTTCAGCAGAGGCCTCGCGTTATTGCGGGGAGGGAGATTCTTTTTGATAATGAAGGGTTTCTGTGGGATCCCGAAGACTGGACGGAGGAGGTGGGCCGGGCCCTGGCATTGGAATCCGGCATCGACGGGATCGATGATGCGCAGTGGAGTGTCATCCGTTTCTTGCGCGCCTACTATGCCTATCACGGCCGTGCTCCCATGAACCGCGATCTGAAGGCGGGTCTCGGGATGAGTCTCATGGACCTCGAGGCCCTTTTCCCCGGAGGGATCCGCAAGGGTGCCCGACGGATAGCGGGCCTGCCCAATCCGAGATCATGCACATGAGAGAGGATATGTCGAAATTTATCTATCTGGACAACGCGGCGACGACCTTTCCCAAGCCGGCATCGGTCCTGGGGAAGATGGTGGAAACCTATGGCAGGATAGGTGTATCCCCCGGCAGGGGAAGCTACGACCGTGCCGCCGAGGCAGAGGAATTCGTCGGGGACACAAGACGCAGAACGGCCCGCTTCTTCGGCTCCCCGGACCCCGACAGGGTCATCTTTACCGCGAATGCCACCGACGCGCTGAATATTGCCCTGCAGGGTCTGCTCCATCCGGGGGACCACGTGGTGTCCACCAGGCTCGAGCACAACTCCGTCCTTAGACCGCTTTATCATCTGCGCCGCAAGGGCGTCATAGAGTACGACCTTGTTCCCTTCGACGGGAAGGGCTTTGTCGATCCCCGTGACATAGCCGCGGCCATTCGGCCCAACACGAAGCTTGTCGTGATCACCCATGCGTCCAACGTTCTGGGTACCATCCAGCCCATTCGGGAAATAAGCGGGCGCTGCGCCGAAGTCGGTGTGCCGCTCCTCGTCGATGCCGCCCAGAGCGCCGGCGCCATACCGATCGATATGGAGGTCTGGGGGGTGGCGGGACTTGTTTTCACAGGTCACAAATCAATGCTTGCCCCGACGGGCATAGGCGGCCTGGTGCTCGGTCGACAGATGGATGAAATAGAACCTTCCCGTTTCGGCGGCACAGGTGTCGATTCGGCAAACCCGGTTCACACGGGGGACTTTCCCTACAGGCTGGAAGCAGGCACCCTTAACCTCATGGGTATTATCGGCCTTTCTGAAGGCCTTGAGTTTCTTCAAGACGTTGGAATGGAAACGATTCATACCGGCGAAATGGAACTGCTGAAGAAGCTTCGCGACGGGTTGGCTTCAGTCGACGGGATTGAACTGTACGGTGCACAGGACCTCTCCCGCCACGTCGGGCTCCTGACGGCCAATGTTCGGGGCATGGACCCCGATGATGTGGGGGCCATTCTGGACGGCGACTTCAATATAGCAGTCAGGGTAGGGCTCCACTGCGCCCCGCTTGTTCACGAGACCCTCGGCACCTTTCCCTCCGGCAGCATCCGTTTCAGCATCGGACCTTTCAACAGCGGCGAAGATATAGACAGAACCCTGGAGGCCATGACCGAGATCGCAAGGCAGGGAAGACGCACGTGACCTGAGGTTGAAGGACATATCTCGTCCCTGTCCCGGCTTGTCTCAGGCAGCCCCCGCGTCTTGCCGGCGCCCGCCGGACGTGTGGCGGCGATAATGCGGGATAGCCGCAAACACGAATATGGCCGCTGACAGCAGGACCAGAAAGGAACAGTATACGTAGATCCTGCCGAGAGGGATGTCATCGGCAAGAAAACCGATAAGAAGGGAACCGACGCTCACTCCAAGATCGTAGGAGGCGAGGTACGTGGAATTTGCCGCCCCTCTTTCGCGGTGGTCCGCGAGGTTGTTGACGGCGGCCTGGCATGTCGGCATTAGTATGCCGAAACCAAAGCCGCTGAAGACCCCCGCTGCGAGAAAGTGGCTTGGACCAGGCGCAAGCCCGAGTAATGATATGCCGGCCGCGGTCAATATGAGGCCGGAAAGGACCAGCGAGACGAAATATCCTTTGTCGAAGAGCCTGCCAAGGAAGAGCCTCGAAAAAAAGATGGATGCCGAAAAGCACAGAAAGAATGCGGTGACGTTGGAGAAACCTCTCTGTCCGGCATAGATGCCGACAAAGATGATTACGGCCCCGTAGGCGATCATGATGAAGAACATACATGATGAAAAGAGAAGGGATTTCTTGTGGAGGAGGTTCCTGAACGAGAGTCTCGTTTTCACGATCGTCTTCGATGGTGTTCTCGAAAAAGTGATTATGATAACCGAAAGGAGAGAAACGCAGAGAAGGGAAAGGAACATCGCCTCAGGACCGTACCTTTCCAACACCTCAACACCGAACATGGGGCCGATGGTCATTCCCACCGGGATGCACAGGGCAAAGATGCCTATCCCTTCGCCCAACCGCATGGAAGGTACGGTATCAGCGACGATGGTTGCGTTCGCCGAAGAACATATCCCCCAGATGGCGCCGTGGACGAGTCTCAGGAAAACCATTGCGGCCACCCCGGTGACCAGGGGATAGAAGCCATATCCAGCCGTCGAAAGGATGAGGGAGAGAATGAGCACCAGAAACCGGGGATGATTGTCGAGAATATGGCCTGCAAGCGGACGAATGAGGATAGCCGGGATTGAAAATGCAGCCATTATCATCCCCACGTTTCCCTGGGTCATACCCAGATTTCCGATGAGGTAGATGGGCAGTGTCGGCATAAGCGCATAGAACGCCCACGCCATGAGTAAAGTCGCCGAGATTATAGCTGTGAATTCTTTCGACCAGAGCTTGTTCTGCATTGCGTATCCAAAAGGGTGACGGAGCGGATGATGCTTCTCCTCCCCTTGAGATGATTCTGGAACCTATCATAAATTCCTCGGGAATACAAAGAATTGGATGACAGTTCAAAGGCCGGGTCATCACATGATCGGGGGGGCTTCTAAATGGTGAAGCGCCATTTGCAGAACATGTCGGCCGGGTGTGGATCG
This portion of the Syntrophorhabdaceae bacterium genome encodes:
- a CDS encoding MFS transporter, whose amino-acid sequence is MQNKLWSKEFTAIISATLLMAWAFYALMPTLPIYLIGNLGMTQGNVGMIMAAFSIPAILIRPLAGHILDNHPRFLVLILSLILSTAGYGFYPLVTGVAAMVFLRLVHGAIWGICSSANATIVADTVPSMRLGEGIGIFALCIPVGMTIGPMFGVEVLERYGPEAMFLSLLCVSLLSVIIITFSRTPSKTIVKTRLSFRNLLHKKSLLFSSCMFFIMIAYGAVIIFVGIYAGQRGFSNVTAFFLCFSASIFFSRLFLGRLFDKGYFVSLVLSGLILTAAGISLLGLAPGPSHFLAAGVFSGFGFGILMPTCQAAVNNLADHRERGAANSTYLASYDLGVSVGSLLIGFLADDIPLGRIYVYCSFLVLLSAAIFVFAAIPHYRRHTSGGRRQDAGAA